Proteins encoded within one genomic window of Mesobacillus subterraneus:
- a CDS encoding ABC transporter ATP-binding protein, whose translation MSALLEFQNISYWYKHENKKQEILKNIDVGFNRGTFYTITGPSGSGKTTFLAVASALDVQKEGAVLYEGKDIKKIGLTKFRNKYVSIVFQSYNLLPYMTALQNVTTAMEITGAKHKNKKEFALSMLERVGISAQQAHQKVLTLSGVQQQRVSIARALCCDTDLIVADEPTGNLDENTAREIVNLLKELAHNEGKCVIVVTHDQNIASSSDITVKLSKGSITITSKKTEV comes from the coding sequence ATGAGCGCATTATTGGAATTTCAAAATATCAGCTATTGGTATAAACACGAAAATAAGAAGCAGGAAATCCTTAAAAATATTGATGTCGGCTTTAACAGGGGGACTTTTTACACGATTACCGGTCCATCAGGTTCTGGCAAGACGACATTCCTCGCCGTTGCTAGCGCTTTGGATGTTCAAAAGGAAGGTGCTGTATTGTATGAAGGAAAGGATATTAAAAAAATCGGACTCACCAAATTCCGCAACAAGTATGTCTCCATCGTCTTTCAATCATACAATCTGTTGCCTTATATGACCGCTTTGCAAAATGTGACGACCGCAATGGAGATTACCGGAGCCAAACATAAAAATAAAAAGGAATTTGCCTTGAGTATGCTTGAACGGGTGGGAATATCGGCACAGCAAGCGCATCAGAAGGTTTTAACCTTAAGCGGGGTCCAGCAACAGCGGGTTTCCATCGCCCGAGCCCTTTGCTGCGACACAGACTTGATCGTAGCAGATGAACCAACCGGCAATCTAGATGAAAACACAGCGCGGGAAATCGTGAATCTGCTAAAGGAATTAGCGCATAATGAAGGAAAATGTGTCATCGTAGTAACCCATGATCAAAACATTGCAAGTTCGTCCGATATAACAGTCAAACTGTCAAAAGGAAGCATCACCATCACTTCAAAGAAAACGGAAGTATAA
- the yiaA gene encoding inner membrane protein YiaA gives MSNEHEVSLDKALERKPKVKVERKEGEPTAAFKGASWGALIVGVSAYLIGLFNAAMELNEKGYYFAVLVFGLYAAVSLQKAVRDREEDVPVTNIYYGISWFALIVSISLMAIGLYNAGSIILSEKGFYGMSFILSIFAAITVQKNIRDTQRAKERD, from the coding sequence ATGTCTAATGAGCATGAGGTGTCATTGGATAAAGCTTTAGAAAGAAAGCCAAAAGTGAAAGTGGAAAGGAAAGAAGGGGAACCTACTGCAGCATTCAAGGGAGCTTCATGGGGAGCTCTTATAGTTGGTGTTTCCGCTTATCTGATTGGTTTGTTCAACGCAGCGATGGAACTGAATGAAAAAGGCTATTATTTTGCCGTATTGGTATTCGGTCTCTATGCAGCGGTATCTCTGCAAAAAGCAGTGAGAGACAGGGAGGAAGACGTACCGGTTACGAATATTTATTACGGAATCAGTTGGTTTGCGCTCATCGTATCTATTTCATTGATGGCGATCGGTCTATACAATGCCGGAAGTATTATCTTAAGTGAAAAGGGCTTCTATGGTATGTCCTTTATACTTAGTATCTTTGCAGCGATAACCGTTCAGAAGAATATTAGAGATACACAGCGAGCAAAAGAAAGAGATTGA
- a CDS encoding serine hydrolase domain-containing protein, which translates to MNNLETSLQELSSKIDFSGTVMFQNGDGLVETASFGYANRSDRLKNNQETRFGIASGCKLFTAIAICQLVEEERLTFDTRLKDCLDIEFPNFSEEITIHHLLTHTSGIPDYFDEDVMNDFEELWMQSPMYHIRSAQDFLPMFQNEQMKSTPGESVHYNNAGYIVLGLIVEQASGMEFTEYVQKNIFEVAGMSDSGYFSFDALPSNTALGYIDLPEGSWKTNIYSLPVKGGSDGGAYVTVEDMTKLWKALFGRLLLNEEILNKLFTPHAQEDEENYFGYGIWIKKQDQQIYKYHVMGYDPGVSFHSAYYPASQTIAVVCSNKSSGAYDIMKAIEGRL; encoded by the coding sequence ATGAATAACTTGGAGACATCCCTTCAAGAGCTTTCGTCCAAGATTGATTTTTCAGGAACGGTCATGTTTCAGAATGGGGACGGCCTTGTTGAAACGGCAAGCTTTGGCTATGCCAATCGGTCTGACCGATTAAAAAACAACCAGGAAACTCGTTTCGGAATCGCTTCTGGCTGTAAGCTTTTCACGGCGATCGCCATTTGTCAGCTGGTGGAGGAAGAGAGGCTAACCTTTGATACAAGATTGAAAGATTGTCTCGATATAGAGTTTCCTAATTTCAGTGAAGAAATCACCATCCATCATTTGCTGACGCATACTTCCGGGATTCCTGATTACTTTGACGAGGATGTCATGAATGATTTTGAAGAGTTATGGATGCAGAGTCCCATGTATCATATCAGGAGTGCTCAGGATTTCCTCCCAATGTTCCAGAATGAACAGATGAAATCCACTCCGGGGGAATCGGTTCACTACAATAACGCAGGCTACATTGTGCTTGGACTGATTGTGGAGCAAGCCTCAGGGATGGAATTCACTGAATATGTTCAGAAAAATATCTTTGAAGTAGCGGGAATGAGTGACTCTGGCTACTTCTCCTTTGACGCCCTGCCATCAAACACCGCTTTAGGCTATATCGACCTGCCTGAAGGGAGCTGGAAAACCAACATCTACTCCTTGCCGGTAAAAGGCGGTTCGGACGGAGGCGCGTACGTTACCGTTGAGGACATGACCAAACTGTGGAAGGCGCTTTTTGGTCGACTTTTGTTAAATGAGGAGATCTTGAACAAACTATTCACTCCCCATGCGCAAGAGGATGAAGAAAATTATTTCGGATACGGAATCTGGATTAAAAAGCAGGATCAGCAAATTTACAAATACCATGTCATGGGCTATGACCCAGGAGTCAGCTTTCACTCTGCCTATTATCCAGCTTCCCAAACAATAGCGGTCGTTTGCTCCAATAAATCAAGTGGGGCGTACGATATCATGAAGGCCATTGAAGGTCGTTTGTAA